A single window of Plasmodium reichenowi strain SY57 chromosome 14, whole genome shotgun sequence DNA harbors:
- a CDS encoding RNA-binding protein, putative translates to MEDNNLNNVLKNDEVPAKSVEGWIIIITNIHGEARDDYIKEVFERFGQIKNLHLNIDRRTGFLKGYAFLEYENFVDAKRAIDEMDGTMLLNQEIHVDWAFVQEKSKT, encoded by the exons atggAAGATAATAATCTAAATAATGTTcttaaaaatgatgaagTCCCAGCAAAAT CTGTAGAAGGCTGGATAATTATCATAACAAATATACACGGCGAAGCCAGAGATGATTACATAAAAGAAGTTTTTGAAAGGTTTGgacaaataaaaaatttacacTTAAATATAGATAGAAGAACAGGTTTTCTAAAAGGATATGCATTTCTtgaatatgaaaattttgTAGACGCAAAAAGAGCAATAGATG aAATGGATGGTACTATGCTACTAAATCAAGAGATACATGTAGACTGGGCTTTTGTGCAAGAAAAAAGTAAAACTTGA